DNA from Chrysemys picta bellii isolate R12L10 chromosome 13, ASM1138683v2, whole genome shotgun sequence:
AAATTGAGATGGTTAGGGCATACATGGAGGAAAGACCTGATTAACATAACAAGACAGACATTGGACTGGAACTTCTAAGGCAAAAGACGACATGGTAGACCAAGaacagaacagaaacagaacTGAAAGCTATAAAAAAATATGGGTAGATAGCTAAGATTGCAGCAAAGAGGGAAGGTCCTATGTTCGGCATAGACTAGAGAGGCATCAATGAGAGAAAGTTCTTCAGAAATCTATGGGGAAATACAGAAAATTAGTGGGAAAGTTAACGGCTTTTGCGATAGCTGATCTCTCTtttgttccattttaaaaaatccctttctGTTTAATGTGAAATAAAAGGGATTGTAGCTCTAATCTTCTCCTGGAGAAGTCTGTTTCATTAAAATATACAAACAATAGCGATCAACAGCATTCACTTTAAATGTGTAGCTATAAACCAGCAGTCAGTGAGAAGAATCACAGAGTCTCTCTGCACATATTATCATGTCTAGCAATAATGTATCAGAGACTGGAGTGCAGAGGCGGAGGTGCAGTTCTTTGGGGATTTAACAAATCTTACCAGGAAATCTGAGACGTTAATGAGTATTTCTGCATTAACATGAAGATCTTTATAGACTTTGTGCTTTGTCTGCATCAGAGGATGTTTTTACTAAGGGCACATCTTCAgtagaaatataaataataagcaTTCTTCCGTGGATAAGCTGCAGCTGTAAGTTTTCACAATCAAGTTTTCTTCCAGGTACTATACCTGTGTCTTTACCTTGGGATTTTGGTTCACTGGAATATTGAGAATTCAGTATGGGGGAGAGGTGACTGTTACCATTTTCATGGATTCATTGATTTTTAAGACCAGAGGGGACTATTGGGActatctagttcagtggttctcaaactggggctgccgcttgtgtaaggaaagcccctggcgggctgagccggtttgtttacctgccgggtccgcaggttcggccgatcgcggctctcactggctgcggttcactgctccaggccaatgggggctgcgggaagcagcacgggccgagggatgtgctgaccgccgcttcctgcaacccccactggcctggaacggcaaaccgcggccaatgggagccgcaatcggcgaacctgcggacccggcaggtaaacaaaccgtcccagcttgccaggggctttccctacacaagcggcgaccccagtttgagaaccactgagctaaaccAATTACAAATGGCTAATTTTAACAGCACAAGAGCCAGAAGTGATTGGGTGTGACTACATTTTAGTAGCTGGGATTATCTTGCTTATGGAATGGCCATCTGGTTTTGTCTCTAATGACCAATCAGCAGTTGTGGACTCTTTCCCCAATTGTACaatatgggccagatcccagtcCATGGGAtcctttccattgtcttcaacagGTTTTGGATCAGTCCTGTACTGATTAATTTAATGAACAGATACAGTTGAACTTGGGCTGTTAGCATCTAGCTACCTATTTTCTATCATTTCTATTTTAGCTGTTTCTAGGTTGCCTTGCTTTAAGTGACGTCAACAtcaaaaaactcccattgacttccgtgggtGTTGGGATCGACCCCACCAATCTTACTGATTGGGACTGACCCATAAATGGCTACTACCCTATAAATCAGCCTATGTATTAAAGAGCAAATATTCCAGTAGTTCCACTGTGGCAACAACCAGGCAGTTCATAGAATTAAGCCATCACATTCCACATCATTCAAAGTGCAGGCGTTTATTTTCCTTTATTAAAGCACAAGTAACCATGTAGGAAATTTGCCATTTACACTGCAATAGTCATAAGCTCAATCAGACCCACCACAACCGTTTCAGAAGATAATTAAAGGGCTTGCATTTCAGCCAGCCATGATTCTTTACTTCCAGAGGCACAGTACAATAAAGCTTCTATTGTTGTTGTAGTTGCTCTTCTTATAACAAATTCCATTGAGCATAAATCAGAATGTATAACACACTCACGGCAAAGGCCACGAATTATCCGAAAGCTGAGTAGGCAGACACTTACTGAGTATATTGTTTCTGTAGGATGGTTGAGCATAGGTTAAGATAACAAAGTCATTCCTGTTTAAAAAATGCCACCCAACTTTTACTATATATATAAGTGTGTGTGTCATCGTAAATGATCGAAGAAACCCAAGAGTTTTTCTTAAGGACATAAAAGTATTTAACAATCCAACCAAGAACTAAAAAGGGATTCATTGAGGTTCTTTGATCAGTCATTAACTGAACCCTCTCCTGTCAAAGACCTTGTTTGCCTGGGTCCCCTAACAGCACTTCAGAAAGTGATTGTGCATCGATTTCAACCTCTTCACACTTTGTGTACAACATGTAAACGACCCTATCAAACGAGGTGATGGCTAATGGTTAAGAGAAATCAAGATTCTTCATTGAATAGTAGTGTTGTCATTAcgtgcattaaaaataaaaagagaaagaaaagaaaacttatTTTTATCTTCCAAGGATATGGATGCAATTGCCAGCAATGGCTTTAAGATACATTGTTTTCAGGTGTTACTTCTCTGCATGCTTGATATTTTATTATGGGTAATCATGTCAGTCCTCATTGCTGGTGCAATTGTTTGGGAGTAACTATCCATTGCAAAGTATTTCCTGGGCCTGTCTTTTTTCCTCTCAATTCTTAATAGAAAATATTAATTACAAAGTTTTCTACTGAATCCCTTTAAATCCCATGACAGATGCTTGAGACTCCTTCTGGTTCCCAGAGCATGTACAATTTAGCATAGTTTTCAAGTGGTCTGGTTCCTAGGTGTGTGACTTAGGAATTTTAATTGTTCTCCAAGCCTTGCCAAAAGAGAAAAACTTTACATAGAAATATAACATTGTGTTCTCAtccagcatatatatatataaagaacagTGCAGCATTAAAATGTCAGCATATCAACACATTAAAAATACATCATTTCGCAGAACAGCGCACAAGAAAATCTGTACAATTGGTATGAAGTGCAAGAATTGCTGCCTCCTTCATTTTGGAGCCTACCACCCCCAGCTCAAACTGTTTAAAAAAGTCCTGTTGCTTTCAGCCAGTCAGGAAACATTTTTTCCCACTCTTTGCCGCCCCCAATGGTCTCCTGGTCTCTTGTGCTACAGAAAGAAAAGGTTCCATTTTCAGAGGCAGCCCGTGGAGGGAGGGTTGAGTGGTTTATTCTTCATAAACACTTTCAGTTTTTAATGACACAACAGGGCAGATGATTTCACTTGAGGTGACAAGTCGGTTGTGTCATAAAAGCGACGCACAGCTGGGTGGGGGTGCTCACTAGCTGATTGGAGCAGTATGCCCAGAACACTTTAGGGGGAAAGGCTCCCTCTTCCAGCATTCTGTCTGCAGCGCCACTCAGCCGATCTGTTTGTAGAACTGTTTGTCCATATTacagggagcagaagggaggATAGCAGAGGAACTTGGAGTGTTTTCAGATGCCTTGCTGTCAAAATATCAGTACTTTCTTCAGGACATCATAACTAACTTGAAATGTCTTTGCATATTAAGCCACTCCATTGATTTAACCTGTCGTCTTGACTCCATTGGGAAATGCCTCTGAGAAATGTCTGGCAAGTTGAAATATTAATTATATCTCTATATagacatgtgtgtatatatacatacacaaacacacacaaacacacacacacaaagtacaaTCCATTGTTataatgaaaatgtagaaaaagcaATTCCAGCTCTTTCCTCTGAATTTACATTTGTCTCATTTGTCTTGCCTTCTACCCCTTCCAAGCAGTTGTTTGTCATTTTTTTACAATCCCTTCACacccctcccgccctgccccccacctctgtGGCACACGGTTTGATTTTAGTATGTTCCTTCACTGGAAGTTGTCCACTTCTCTTTCAGTGGCTTTGAGTTGAGATATCCAGCCATGCAGTGACACTGTCTagtcttctttctttcttggctGGAGTGTCTGAATTCCCGCCCGCGCgcccgctcacacacacacacacacacacacacacacacacaccagtcatAAATAATTCTGGAAATgatctttgttttgtttcactgCTGTCCCTTGCTTTGGAGCCAATGAAGCCTCATTTCAGAGAGACGCGGCTGGCCTAAAATTCCCACACAAGCACACGGCAATCCATATTATTTGATGAGCCACTGAACTAACTCAAGCAAGAAAAGTTATTAGCATTTTGTCTGCTTTCCAGAAGCAATGGCAAAATAAACCTCAGGAGCAAAGTCTGAGTTCGACTCTAATTCCTGAATTCTTTATAACCGTAAGCAAAGTGCATGACCTTAGTGGCTCATAGGACTTAATGGTGGCTGAGTTAAAATATAGTACTTCATAGGGAGAGCGGTGGAATAAGAAAGGTGTCAAAATGGCTCACTTTTCTGCATGCTCTTGCAGTTCTTTTATTTGCCTTGCCCCCAGATTGCTGCCTAGGTTTCCAGTCTCCAATTCTGGGTCAGAAAGCTCCTGTTAAAGAGCTGTTATCTGAGTTAGCTCTGAAGTGGGGGTCGTTGGGCTCTGCTGGCTGACAGCCACCATGGGAATTTCCATGCCTAGTCATGCTGGATTGTTAGTCCCCTCTGAGTTCTTGCAGGCATAAACGACATCTTTTGCGATGCTGCACATCCTGttggacatctggagctctgttCGGAAGGCGGCGGGGAAGCAGAACTTTCTGAAGCACGTCTTGAAGTTCTCATCCAAGAAGGCATAGAGGACAGGATTCAAGCTGCTGTTGGCATATCCCAGTGCGGTACAGAAGCATGAGATGGCTAACTCGAGCTCGCTTTCGGCCTTTGCACCCAGGCACTGGACCAGCACGAAAATCTGAATGGGGGTCCAACAAATAATGAAGACAGCAACCACCACCAGGACCATTCGAGTGATGCGCCGCAGATTCCGATCCTTCTCCTTGGAGCCTGAGAGAACACGGACATTCTTAAGACGCCGGATCATAAGACTGTAGCAAATGGTGATGATCAACACAGGGATCATGAAGGAGAAGAGAAAGACACAAATCCCAAATACTGGATCCCAGTAATCCACAGGTTTAGGGAGCTTAATTAGACAATCAATCtctgcaaagaaaagaaaaagacaacAACTTGTATTGAGAACAACATTGGTACCATCTGTAAATCCGACAATTCTTTGCAGTCACTCTTGTTgctaatttcatttattttattaatgctCAACAGAGCTCAGGGCCTCGTTgcgctaggctctgtacaaacacagagcaggaatcagccctgcccctaagagtttacaatttaagcagacaaaaggtgggagggaaaacagaggcacggtgaagtgatttgccctagGAGACACAGCAGATCAGTTTCAGAGctggaataaaacccaggtctctggaATCTCAGGCGAGTGACCTACCTATTAAAGTATGGTGCTTTCTCTGGACGACTAGACACAGAGAGATCgataagcgacttgcccaaggtcaaacaggaaatTTTCATTCCTTCTCTCTTCCAGCACCCTTTGGTCTCCCTGTAAGTGTCTTTAAACTGGAAATATCCATATTCCCAGAGAATGTAAAGGCACTCCGAGTGGAATTCATTAACAAAGTCATGTCTAAAGGCTGACACCCTTTGGGCTAAAACTTTCCGCGTCACACTGAGCATAAATGCACACGTAGGTGATGCAACTGCTCCTGTCCCACAGAAGCTTGAAAAAAAGAGAGATGTCATGTTAAGGAAGAGACCCTTTCACTAAATTAGTGAAAGCATAAGGACAGCTAACAGCTCTAGGCATCTTGCCTTCGTGTTCAGCTTCCCATGTAGCCACACATTAGGACAAGTGCTTAGGAAGAATTTTAGAAAGTCTGTTGATGAAATGTAGAGAGACAACTTGGgggaggtaatatgttttattggaccaacgtgtGCTGGTGTGAGGGACAaccttttgagctacacagagctctttttcgggtctgggaaaggtagtgAGAGCCTCACAGCTAAATAAAAGATCGAActgatagtttagcataagtaatgaATATATATTCtaaagagaccattcaaggttaTGAAATGTGTCAGGCTTAATCCACCAGAAGGTCATGAAATATGATTCACTGTGCTTTATGGCATCACAGATACAGTCTCTTCCTTCTTCTCAATTCCAAAAATTGTGCTGATCGTTTGAGTTGCATGCTAAGGATGGCATTAAAGTGAAAGTTAAAACCCTGGAAGCCC
Protein-coding regions in this window:
- the OPRL1 gene encoding nociceptin receptor isoform X3, with protein sequence MTLLKTKLQEDKVGKLRSSSRLNLLSGPYSNLLVAAPEHLPASARFTKMKTATNIYIFNLALADTLCLITLPFQGTDTFLGFWPFGNILCKIAISIDYYNMFTSTFTLTMMSVDRYIAICHPIKALDIRTPHKAKVVNICIWALASVFGIPAMVMGSAENENNEIDCLIKLPKPVDYWDPVFGICVFLFSFMIPVLIITICYSLMIRRLKNVRVLSGSKEKDRNLRRITRMVLVVVAVFIICWTPIQIFVLVQCLGAKAESELELAISCFCTALGYANSSLNPVLYAFLDENFKTCFRKFCFPAAFRTELQMSNRMCSIAKDVVYACKNSEGTNNPA